The DNA region CGCCACGAAGGCGGTGTACTTGGAGACGAGGCCGTAGCGCAGGGCCGTCTGCGTGATGGTGCGCTCGAACGTGGAGCTCGGGGTGGGAGTGACGGCCTCGAGGTCAGTGAGCTCGATCAGCGTCTGGCGGGCCCAGAGCAACGGGATGGCCGCGTGCGCGCTCGTCGGCGCGTCCGGCAGCGTGACGGCCAGCTTCTGCTCGAACGGCGCCCCCGCGAGGCGGCCGCGTACCGTCACGGTGCCCGCGCCCCCCTGGTCGTAGCGGCCCACCACGACGATCGGCTTGTCCGCGAAGAGGTCGCGTACCGCCGACGGCGAGAGGTCCTTGACCTTCAGGCCGCCGAAGTCGAGCGCCACGCTGGTGAGGGCCGGTCGCGAGAGCGTGGAGAAGATCTGGTCCACCACCTTCTGTGGCTTCTCGCGGTGCAGGATGTAGTAGGGCTCGCCGCCGCCGATGCGGGCCATCCCGTCGATGAGCATCCGGTTCACCGAGGAGCCCACGCCGAGGGCGAAGAGGTTCACGCCGTTGCCGTGCTCGCGCAGGAAGCGCAGCACCTGGGCCTCGTACCCGATGTAGCCGTCGGTGACGAAGAGCACGATGCGGGCGCGCGAGGGGTCCTTCTTCGCCTCGAGGGCGAGCCGCAGCGCGGGGAGGAACTCGGTGCCGCCACCGCCGCGCATGCTGGCCACGTACTGGATCCCGGCGGCCACGTTGGTGGGGCTCGCGGCGACCGCGGCCGGCGCGAACTGGTCGGGCATTCCGGCGAACTTGATGATCTGGAAGGTGTCCCGCTCGCGCACCTGGGAGAGGAGGCGCCGCACCACGGCCTGCGCCTGGGCGAGCGGCGTGCCGTACATCGAGCCCGAGTTGTCGACCACAAAGACGTACTCGCGCGGCGCGATGTCCGCGGGGAGCATCTTGGCCTTGGGCTGGATCATGAGCAGGAAGTGGCCCTGCTTGGCGTCGCGGTGCGAGAGGAGCGTGGCCTCGGGGCGGTCGCCGGCGAGGCGATAGCGCACCACGAAGTCCTTGTTCGGGACGCGGTCGCGCCGGTCGAGCGTGACCGTCGATGACGCGCCCTTCGCGGCGACCGAGGCGCGGTGCGAGACGACCTGGAGCCCGCGCAGAGCCGAGCCGCTGTGCACGGTGAGCCGGACCGAGATGTCGTGCCCCGGGCGGAGCCCCTTCTCGAGGAGCGGGGGGGTGATGCGCGAGGCGTCCGGCACGCGGGTCGTGTCGGTCCCCCAGCCGCTGCCGCTCTTCTGCCCGGTGGGCTCGCCGCCGCTCACGTAGCGCGGTCCGACGACCATCGGGAAGACGAACTCGTAGCGGCCCCCCTCGGGGACGAGGGCCTCGACGTACGAGAGCTCGACCCGGATCTGGTCGCCGGGAAGGATGTTGGCGATGGACTGCGTAAAGACGTTGTCCCGCTCCTGTTCGAGAAGCGCGGCGGTCCGCCCCTCGGAGCGAGCCTTGTCGTAGACGGCCTGCGCCTCCGCGCGCTTCTTCACCACGCCCCGGATCACGCGCGTGCCGACGTGGATGGTCATGGCGTGGACCGCCGCGCGGTGGGGCAGCGGGAAGACGTAGACCGCCTCGATGGCCTTGCCGAAGGGGTTGTGGAAGTGCTGCGTGACGGCGACCTGCGCCACGACCCCCGAGACCTCGGCGCGCACGTCGGTGTGCTTGAGCGGCAGGGCCACGGTCTTGCCGGGGGGGCCCTGCGTGCGGAGGTAGCCGCCGTTCGTGACGGCGGGCCCTTGGTCGGCGGCTCCGGCGTTGGGGGTGAGAAGCAGAGCGGCGAGGAGCCCAAGCCCTGCCGTGCGGACGAGCGGGGTGCGTCGGGACATGCGTTCACCTCGAGGGACCAGGGGTGGTTTCGCCGCGGCGAAGGCGGCCTCGGGAGGTGGTAACGCGCGAGGGCCGTGTTCGATCTAAGCGTCCGCCGTTCCGGCGGGCTCAGAGGACCTGGAGCGTGAGGGGCGAGGTCTCCGCGCGGTGCTCGGGCCGGTAGTACTCGTAGATCGCCGAGGGGGGCGTCTGCACGCGCGCCGGGTACTGGCCGCGCAGCCGCACCGTGAGGCGGAGCCGCTCCGCGGGCCCAAGCCGCGAGAGGTAGAGCAGGGCCTGGTTCCCCTGGCGCTGCACCTTGTCCACGGTGCCGGCTCGCACGAGGCGCGTGAGGTCCTCCTCCTCCACCGCTACGCCCGGCGGGAGGGCCACCGCGAGGAGCGGCATCTCCACCGCGCGACGGCTGGTGTTGGCCACGTTGACCTCGAGGGTGGTGGTCTGGCCCGGCTGGATGCGCGGTTGCGCGAGCCGGGTGGCGATCTGGAGCCCTGGTGCGGGAGCGGGAGCCCGGTCGGTGCGGGGGACGTGGTGACGCGCGACGAGTTGATAGAGCGCCCGTCCCTCGCCCTGGAAGCGCAGCGTGACCCGCTGACGCCCCGGACGCACGTGGGACGAGAGCTCCACCACGTGCGAGGTGTCCTCGCCGTCGAGCGTCACGCGCCGTCGCAGCGTGTCGTCTACCAGCACTTCCACGGACCCCTTCACCCGGGCCCGCTGCAAGCGCTGCTGCAGGAGCAGGGCCTTGAGTGACAAGATCGTGGCCTGCGTGGAGTGCCAGCTCCCGAAGCTGTCCTTGCTGGCCACGAGCGTGTCCATGAGCCGGCCGGTCTGCAGGTTCACGCGGTTCGCCGCCAGGAAGGCCGTGGCGCCCAGCGCCGTGGCCTCGAGCAGCGCGCTCTTGCCCGCCCCGTAGGTCAGGCTGGAGCGCGGCCCCTCGAAATAGATGCCACGTTCGTTTTCCTGCCGGAGGGCCCAGAGGCGGTCTAGAACCCGACCCGCAACGCCTCCGCCGCGGGGGCCGAGGAGCGTGCCGAGCAGTGCCAGGGTGTAGGGGTCCTCGGCCTGCTCCGCGCGCGAGGTCACGTAGCGCAAGGCGCGCGCCAGGGCAGGGCCCCGGTACCCCGAGTGCTGGAGCGCATTCGCGATGTACGCAGTGATGCGGAGCAGATCCCGGGCGTACTCGTTCGTCACGCCCTCGTGGATGGCCTGCCTGTCCGGCCCCCAGCTTCCATCGCTGCGCTGCTGCCGGACGAGCCACTCCTGCGTGCGGGCGATGACCTGCGGATCGACGGTGTGCACGCGCGCGAGGTCGAAAAATTCCATCAGGCCGTAGGCCGTGAGGATGCGGTTCGCGGGGGCGCTGCCGAACCAGGAGAAGCCGCCCCCTCGGACCTCGAAGGAGAGCAGGCGCTGGTAGCCGGCCGAGATGAACTCCTTGGCCTTGCGCTCGATGGTGGGCGAACTCTTCCGCGCCTGCCGCAGGTAGTCGAGGACCAGCAGGTTCGGGTAGAGGGTCGATGAGGTCTGTTCGAAGCAGCCGTGGGGCATGCGAAGCATCCCCTCCATCCCCTCCAGGGTCTGGCTCATGGGTCCCGGCGAGATGGTGAGACGAAGCTGCGCGGTGCCGGCGATGGCCGTGGAGGGGAGCGTCACCTCCTGCGTCACCTCCCGGGTCAGCGCCCCCGAACGGCTGGCGACGCGTTCCTGGCCGTCGGGCTCCACGCGGGTGCTGCGCCGGACCGCGTCGTGCTGCGCGGCGCCCCGCGCCTCGATGGTGAGGTCCTGGGAACCGAGGCCGCGGGCCTCCACGGGGAAGTGCCGGACCGCCACCTCGTCGGGTTTGAGCTCGACCG from Deltaproteobacteria bacterium includes:
- a CDS encoding VWA domain-containing protein; its protein translation is MSRRTPLVRTAGLGLLAALLLTPNAGAADQGPAVTNGGYLRTQGPPGKTVALPLKHTDVRAEVSGVVAQVAVTQHFHNPFGKAIEAVYVFPLPHRAAVHAMTIHVGTRVIRGVVKKRAEAQAVYDKARSEGRTAALLEQERDNVFTQSIANILPGDQIRVELSYVEALVPEGGRYEFVFPMVVGPRYVSGGEPTGQKSGSGWGTDTTRVPDASRITPPLLEKGLRPGHDISVRLTVHSGSALRGLQVVSHRASVAAKGASSTVTLDRRDRVPNKDFVVRYRLAGDRPEATLLSHRDAKQGHFLLMIQPKAKMLPADIAPREYVFVVDNSGSMYGTPLAQAQAVVRRLLSQVRERDTFQIIKFAGMPDQFAPAAVAASPTNVAAGIQYVASMRGGGGTEFLPALRLALEAKKDPSRARIVLFVTDGYIGYEAQVLRFLREHGNGVNLFALGVGSSVNRMLIDGMARIGGGEPYYILHREKPQKVVDQIFSTLSRPALTSVALDFGGLKVKDLSPSAVRDLFADKPIVVVGRYDQGGAGTVTVRGRLAGAPFEQKLAVTLPDAPTSAHAAIPLLWARQTLIELTDLEAVTPTPSSTFERTITQTALRYGLVSKYTAFVAVDTVVRNQGGQQERVAVPVPLPAGVSERAAPRAAYVRNVPLGPAPATASPVMGSARLSRRSADGPVYGGTGYGRGYGGRGRIAHRQASAPVAATEPSIRLDGLLPGRRSHASGKAAREAGEELGGSGDADRTGKKARPKKANWAELAVVGSPQVSGLRSTIERTQLGEAMARLVREVGRRLGVQARALRGRFSMTLHVGADGRITSLRLAGHAAAAEPLRTELQRLLVGRRLTAAGSPAKVHLLLVLS